GCTGTGTTCTCTGTGACTCTCTGGCAAATCCTTCTGGTCAAACTTATTTGAAAGAAGACTAAGATGAAGATGAATTACGTGGGCGGACTGTAAGGCCAGGGCTCATCATTACGAATATAGTGCCCGTCGTCGAAGCTTTCGAAAAAGGTATCTACCCAGGGGTGCATGATGCATTGACCGGAATCATCGGCTTCCAGGCTGGTTTGAGCAGCGTAGGTTGTGTGGCCGGCACCATCGACAAGGACGTGGTACCATGGTTGCTCCCGTTCTGGTTGGCTTTGGTTACTTTGATACCAGGATTCTGAAGCTTTGCAGTTCAAATCAAAAGCCACAACGACTCCGCGGTAGCCGTACTTCCGGTGACGCACCAAGTCGCCCGGAGTGAAGTGCGGGTTGGATTCGGCAAATGCTTCTTTGGGTGCAATCATGGTTTGAGAGATGGAACCTAGCTTTTATTGAAGCGGAGACAAGACGGAACAATCGCCCTGATTTCAGGTTCTTAAAGATGACTTGGCAGTTTCACATATGCTCGTGAGACTGTTGCTTTTGAACCTGTGACCGAAACTCAACCACAATACCGTCCACCGCCCAAACGCCTTTCCGCGTTTCCGCCTGTTGTTGAAATCATCATGATCGCCTGTGTGGTGATCTTTTTCCTGCAAACCCTGAAGTGGGGTGGTATTGGGGCGTGGATTATGAGTAATTTGGCCTTATGGCCATTGGGGACTCCCGAGTATGTCACAGACGGATTCCGTTATGGAGAGGTTCCGCAGTTTGGAGTCTGGCAACTCATCACCTACGGCTTTCTGCATGGTAGCGAGTGGCACTTGCTCTTCAATATGTTTGCTTTCTGGATGTTCGGAACTGTGATCGAAGAGGTTTGGGGTTCGCGGCGGTTTGCGGTATTTTACTTCATTTGCATTGTTGGCGCCGGCTTGGTTCAGCTTGCGGTCTCTGCTGGAGCTCTTACTCCGACTGTCGGAGCTTCGGGCGGTGTCTTTGGGCTTTTGTTGGCCTTTGGAGTTCTGTTTCCAAATGAGAAACTCTTTTTTATCCTCTGTCCGGTTCCGATTAAAGCAAAGTACTTTGTCGCCGGGTACGGATCGGTTGAGCTCGTTCTTGGGCTAACCAGAGAAGGTTCAAGCATTGCTCACTTTGCCCATCTTGGCGGTATGTTTTTTGGACTTCTGTTGATCCTGTATTGGAAAGGGAAGCTCCCTTTTAAGCCAAGACCTGGAAAGCTTTTTTGACCTCATCAATGAGGCGCATCCCATTCGGTGCCGCATGGGCCGCCGTCTTTGTTGACAGCTTTTGTTACTTCGTTGCCTTCGAAATCCAAGACCGGGAAATAGAATCGCGCCAGTTTTTCTGAATAATCGGGGGCGTAATGGCCAATGAATGAACGCCTCCAACGATCTTTGCTGCGGTTGGGGCCTGAACCGTGGATCAGGCTTCCGTTGAAGAACAGCGTATCGCCGGCTTTCATATTGGGGATGACGGCCCGCTTACCTTTGGGCGCTTTGACCAGATGGCCGGTAAAGGACTTGGTTTTGTCAGCGAGTCCCGGGCAGACGATATCCATGTCGTCGGTCTTGGGGACAACTGCCATTCCGCCGTTTTTTGCATCAGCGTCGTCGATCGCCGTCCAGGCAGCGATACAGGTGCCTGGTTCGACCATGAGGTAAAGATTGTCCTGATGCATGGCCTGACCTAGTGCACCAGGTGGCTTGTAGTAATACATGCTTTGCAGGGCCAGTGGCTGGGTCCCAAGCAGTTCGCGAAGGACTGCTTCGACTTTTGGATGCAACATATAGTTTTTCGCTTTTTCAGTAAACCGATGTGGGTGAACGAAACGCGGGTATACTTTCAGAACATCTCCTCCCGCTTCTGACTCTGGCACAGGCTCGAAATAGCCCTTTACCGGACCATTGGAATGGATTTCTTCAAAGTGCGTCTTGATGTCCTCCACTTCTTCCTCATTGAATAAGCCTCGGATGTGACAGTAGCCTTGTCGCTCAAAAGTTTCCTTCAATTCCTCGGGTGCTGCACTGGGTTCGTTTATGACTTGCATGAATGCAGCTTATCATTTTTTCCTGATAAATGGAATGGGATAGAAATCGAAAAACCTGTAATTTTCGATGAAAAAGCTTTATAGATATGAGACTACTGTCGGGCATTTCATTGAGAATATGTCCTATGGCATTTTTAGGCCTCATGGGCGTGATGATTATCTCGTCATTCTGACGCTTGATGGGCTTGGGCAAATCGGGGTCGGTGACGATTTCAGAATGCTGGGGAAGGGTGAGGCCATTCTTTATCATCCCAATTGCCCTCAATCTTATCAAACTTCGCCCGATGTGGGGCATTGGGAATTCTTTTGGTCGCATTTTCATCCCAGCTCGCAAATGCACCCTTTTCTTGACTGGCCTGAGCTTGCTCCAGGTTTGGGCTATCTGAAGTTACCGGAAGACCAATATTTGGAAGCAATTCAACAGGATTTTGAGGCCGCACGCCTTGCGTTGTGGCGACCATTGAAGCAACGCGAAAGTCTGGCCATGAATCGTCTCGAAGCAGCATTTATTCAGTTCGATATTGCCAATCCGAATAATGCCCGCACTACGACAGACAGGCGTATCCTGAAAGCGATGGAATGGGCCTATGCGCATCTGGGGGAGGCTCCATCGATCCAGGAAATTGCTAAAGCCGCTGGATTGTCAGTTTCTCATTTGGGAGCGCTTTTCCGTAAGGAGACTGGCTCAAGTGTAACCACGTTCATTGAAGAGGAACGGATGCGCCGGGCCAGAGAGATGCTTGAGTTCTCACAGAAACCGATTGGCGAGATCGCTCTGGAGATTGGATATCAGGACCCTTTCTATTTCTCCAATCGTTTTCGCCTGCATCATCAGATTAGTCCACGAGCCTATCGTTCGCAGCGTATAGGATAAAGTGCATTCTTTTCCGGCAAAATACATTGATCTGGTGTAGTCTTGCTTGATTGGCCGAACCTGTGTTAATTGGGAAATGTGAATTCAGGGACCTCCAGGCAATCGTCAATCTATGCCCGTCTTGAAGAGGGTTTGATCACTAAAGGAGGACTTTGGCCGCTTTCTGCCATGCGTGATTTGGAGGCTTATGCCATTGTTCTGATCATCCGGGGAGGTGGCACGTTTGAATCCCAATATGGCACTGAGTCGCTTGAGGCAGGTAGCCTTCTAATATTATTCCCTGGAGTTCTCCATCGATACTATGCGCCCAAGGGGAAACCTTGGACGGAATACTTCATCGTTTTCAAAGGAACACTTTTCGATGTCTGGTGGAAGGCTGGGCTGCTTTCACCAGAACATCCAGTGATCCAGCTTGAGCCGGTTGGCCATTGGGCCAAACGCATGCAGTCTATCATTAGGCATGATTCTCATGGATCAGGCGAAGGCCTTTTGGAAGCCCTCCGTCTTCAGTCCTTTATTGCTGATGCATTGGCTGCAGGCGGGCAGAGTCGGGACGACGAGAATCGTTGGGTTGCGATGGCCAGAGAGGCCATTGATCAGCACTTGTCAGATTTGGATGCGGTGCGTCTGGCTGCGGATGATCTTGGCATGGGCTACGAAAGTTTCCGGAAGAAATTCTCACAGCAGGCAGGTCAGGCTCCCGGTCAGTATCGTGTTGAGCAGCTAATGCTGGAAGCCCAACGGCTGCTCGCAAACTCGGAACAGAGCATCAAGGAAATCGCCGACTTGCTTGGCTTTTGTGATCCCTATCATTTCTCCAAATCCTTCAAGGCCGAATCCGGTGTATCACCATCGGAGTACAGGAAACGTCGACGTGACCAAGCTGCTGCTTTCTGGGAAAACAGAGCCTGATCAGGACTCTTCGTTTATCCGATCGAATGTCACGGATTCGTAAGGGTCGATGATGCCTGGCGGGAGGAAGGTGTACTTAATTCTCGTTAAGCTTTGGCTTCAGCATCCAGCATCAGCTTGTAAGCGAAAGAATCCTTTAACGCTTCCCAGGATGCCTCGATGATATCATCGGAAGCACCAACGGTTCCCCAGGTGTTTTGCCCGTCTGTAGATTCAATCTGCACGCGCGTGATGGCTTGGGCGCCTTTTGCACCATCAATGATGCGGACCTTGAAGTCTGTCAGGCGTACTTTTTCGATTGAGGGAAAGTGTGGTTCGAGTGCGCTGCGAAAAGCGACGTCCAAAGCACCAACGGGCCCAGTGCCTTCACCGGCAGTGTGCTGAATGGTGTCACCGATCTTGATTTTGACGGTGGCTTCGGCAGTGACATCATCTTTCCAGTCACCATATTGGTCCATGACCTTGTAGGTGATGACTTCAAAAGGGTCGGGCTTTTTATCAACAAAGCGATGAAGCAAGAGCCGGAAGGATGCATCGGCGGCTTCGTATTCATAGCCGCGAAATTCGAGTTGTTTCAACTCTTGCAGGAAGTCTTTCATTTCCTCGGACTTCGAATCCACATCCATGCCCATGTCATTGGCCTTCATTAGAATAGAAGAGCGGCCGGACATATCGGAGACAAGAACCCGGGTGCGGTTGCCAACAGATTCGGGCTCGATGTGCTCGTAGCTGTGCTTGACCTTCTTTACGGCATCGGCGTGAACACCACCTTTATGGACAAAGGCAGAGGCACCAACGAAAGGCGCTTTGATGTTGTTGCGGATGTTTGCCATTTCATTCACGAAGAGGGCCAGGTCGCGCAGGTGCGGCATTTGTTCGGAGCTGTTGAGCGGATAGCCCAGCTTAAGCGAAAGATTCGGCATGATTGATGTCAGGTCGCCATTGCCGATGCGTTCGCCGAGCCCGTTCATGGTTCCTTGAACCATGGTTGCGCCTGCCTGAACACCAACAAGGGATACGGCAACCCCCAGCCCACAGTCATTATGGCAATGCATGCCGACTCGTATGTCAGGAAACTTCTTTACGACGATCTCTGTCAGTTCGCGGACTTCATCGACCTGGCTGCCGCCATTGGTGTCGCAAAGTGTCAGGCAACTGGCACCGCCGCGCTGGGCAGCTTCCAGGGTTTCCAGGGCAAACTCGGGATTGTCTTTATAGCCATCAAAGAAGTGTTCGGCGTCGTAGATGACTTCACGTCCGTTTTTCACCAGGTGGCGGACGGTGTCTTCAATCATGGCTAGGTTTTCTTCGGCCGTAGTGCGGAGGACCTCTGTCACATGAAGAAGCCAGGTTTTGCCAAAGATGGTGACAACGGGTGTGTCTGCTTCGAGGAGGAGTTTTATCTGGGCATCTTCTTCGACTGCAGTGTTCGCGCGGCGGGTGGACCCAAAGGCGGCGAGCTTGGCATGCTTTAGCTCAAGCTTCTTGGCTTTTTCGAAGAAAGCCATGTCGCGCGGGTTTGAGCCTGGCCAGCCGCCTTCGATATAATCAATGCCGAAATGGTCGAATTTCTCAGCAAGGCGCAGCTTTGCGCTGACGGAAAATGAAACGCCTTCCCCCTGGGTGCCATCACGCAGGGTGGTATCGTAAATGAGTATACTGGGTTTTTGGGACATGTAAAAGAGAGTTCAAAGTGTTGAGTCAGAAGATTTCGGCAAAACCAAAATGCCGTTAATACTTGTGTCGCCCAAATCCCTCAACGCCTGTAACGCAGGTCAATGTCATACCCGCCCGGAGAGATCCGGGCTACAGAATTCGTAAAATGGTGTGGCAGGGATAATTCACTAGACATGCAATGAGGTCAGAAAATGAAGCTTTTTCAATCCCTATTTATTCAATTTGCAAGCCCGGCCTTGAAAGCGAACCACCATGCTTGACTTGATTGGGGATTGTGAGCTTTTCTAGAAACACAAATCAGGAACCTTAGTAAGGAGTTATTTTATGGCAGGTGTTGGTAAGTTAATGAAGCAGATGAAGAAAATGCAGCAGCAGATGGATTCGCTGCAGGAAGACCTCTCGGCCAGAGAGCTGGAAATTTCGAGTGGCGGGGGAGCCATCACGCTCAAGATCAATGGGCAGGGTGATTTTCTAGGCATCAAGCTGGACCCGGAATTCCTCAAGGAGGATGCATCCTTTATTGAAGAGACGCTGCTGGAGGCAATCAAGGAAGCTGCCGGCAAAGCCAAGGAATTAAACGAAACCGAAATGGGTAAGATAACTCAAGGCATGGGCATCCCTGGTCTGGGTTAAGCCTGTTTTCCAAGCTCATGTCTCCAGCTTTTGATCGTGTCCAGGATCTTCTAAAGAAGCTGCCAGGATTGGGGTATCGCTCAGCCGAGCGTATTGCATTACACCTTTTGGTTGAGAAACCAGAGCGCCTTGAGCCTCTTGTTTCCGCTCTCAATGACGCAGCGGCTACACTCCATCGCTGCCCAGTTACTGGCAATATTACGGAGGGCGATGTCTGTCCCATTTATGACAATCCTGCACGACGCAAAGATTTCATTTGCGTTGTGGAAAGCGTCCCTGACTTGCTCGCGATTGAGCGTTCGGGTTCATTTCAGGGCACCTTTCATGTGTTGCATGGAAAACTCTCGCCTTTGCATGGTGTCGGGCCGGGAGAATTGAATTTAGGAAGTCTTCGACAACGTCTTGAACAAGATGATGTTACGGAAATGATTTTGGCTCTGCCCAATGATGTCGAAGGCGAAGCAACCTGCCATTATATTCAAGATTCCATCCTTTCCGGATTTGATGATATCGCTCTATCCCGCATCGGGTTTGGCCTGCCGAGCGGCGGTGGAATTACCTTTGCTGATTCAGCGACACTGAGGAGTGCTTTGGAGTCCAGAAAAACCTTCGAATGAGACATTAATATTATGTTAACGGTCGCCTTGGAGTGTTACGGCCGTGTTACGGTCATATTACGCACCCGAAAAAAATAGGGTCAAACAGGCTATATAGTCGCGAAACCGTAACAACGGCGTTGACGTGCATTCAATAATCGCTGGTTCTTTCGGCCTTTTATGAAACCGCGATTCTTTTTCCTAGTCACCTTATCCTTGGTATCGGCTTTTTCAGCCAATGCGGAGGACAAGCAAGTCGATAAGGCCCGTTCTGCATTGCAGGAGTGGGTCGAAACGCGCCAGATCATTTCGAAAGAGAAGGCCGATTGGGCAATTCTTAAGGAAACCCTCGTTGATACTCAGGCACTTCTGGA
The Rubellicoccus peritrichatus DNA segment above includes these coding regions:
- the hspQ gene encoding heat shock protein HspQ, with product MIAPKEAFAESNPHFTPGDLVRHRKYGYRGVVVAFDLNCKASESWYQSNQSQPEREQPWYHVLVDGAGHTTYAAQTSLEADDSGQCIMHPWVDTFFESFDDGHYIRNDEPWPYSPPT
- a CDS encoding rhomboid family intramembrane serine protease produces the protein MIACVVIFFLQTLKWGGIGAWIMSNLALWPLGTPEYVTDGFRYGEVPQFGVWQLITYGFLHGSEWHLLFNMFAFWMFGTVIEEVWGSRRFAVFYFICIVGAGLVQLAVSAGALTPTVGASGGVFGLLLAFGVLFPNEKLFFILCPVPIKAKYFVAGYGSVELVLGLTREGSSIAHFAHLGGMFFGLLLILYWKGKLPFKPRPGKLF
- a CDS encoding phytanoyl-CoA dioxygenase family protein gives rise to the protein MQVINEPSAAPEELKETFERQGYCHIRGLFNEEEVEDIKTHFEEIHSNGPVKGYFEPVPESEAGGDVLKVYPRFVHPHRFTEKAKNYMLHPKVEAVLRELLGTQPLALQSMYYYKPPGALGQAMHQDNLYLMVEPGTCIAAWTAIDDADAKNGGMAVVPKTDDMDIVCPGLADKTKSFTGHLVKAPKGKRAVIPNMKAGDTLFFNGSLIHGSGPNRSKDRWRRSFIGHYAPDYSEKLARFYFPVLDFEGNEVTKAVNKDGGPCGTEWDAPH
- a CDS encoding helix-turn-helix domain-containing protein, producing the protein MKKLYRYETTVGHFIENMSYGIFRPHGRDDYLVILTLDGLGQIGVGDDFRMLGKGEAILYHPNCPQSYQTSPDVGHWEFFWSHFHPSSQMHPFLDWPELAPGLGYLKLPEDQYLEAIQQDFEAARLALWRPLKQRESLAMNRLEAAFIQFDIANPNNARTTTDRRILKAMEWAYAHLGEAPSIQEIAKAAGLSVSHLGALFRKETGSSVTTFIEEERMRRAREMLEFSQKPIGEIALEIGYQDPFYFSNRFRLHHQISPRAYRSQRIG
- a CDS encoding AraC family transcriptional regulator is translated as MNSGTSRQSSIYARLEEGLITKGGLWPLSAMRDLEAYAIVLIIRGGGTFESQYGTESLEAGSLLILFPGVLHRYYAPKGKPWTEYFIVFKGTLFDVWWKAGLLSPEHPVIQLEPVGHWAKRMQSIIRHDSHGSGEGLLEALRLQSFIADALAAGGQSRDDENRWVAMAREAIDQHLSDLDAVRLAADDLGMGYESFRKKFSQQAGQAPGQYRVEQLMLEAQRLLANSEQSIKEIADLLGFCDPYHFSKSFKAESGVSPSEYRKRRRDQAAAFWENRA
- the cimA gene encoding citramalate synthase; translated protein: MSQKPSILIYDTTLRDGTQGEGVSFSVSAKLRLAEKFDHFGIDYIEGGWPGSNPRDMAFFEKAKKLELKHAKLAAFGSTRRANTAVEEDAQIKLLLEADTPVVTIFGKTWLLHVTEVLRTTAEENLAMIEDTVRHLVKNGREVIYDAEHFFDGYKDNPEFALETLEAAQRGGASCLTLCDTNGGSQVDEVRELTEIVVKKFPDIRVGMHCHNDCGLGVAVSLVGVQAGATMVQGTMNGLGERIGNGDLTSIMPNLSLKLGYPLNSSEQMPHLRDLALFVNEMANIRNNIKAPFVGASAFVHKGGVHADAVKKVKHSYEHIEPESVGNRTRVLVSDMSGRSSILMKANDMGMDVDSKSEEMKDFLQELKQLEFRGYEYEAADASFRLLLHRFVDKKPDPFEVITYKVMDQYGDWKDDVTAEATVKIKIGDTIQHTAGEGTGPVGALDVAFRSALEPHFPSIEKVRLTDFKVRIIDGAKGAQAITRVQIESTDGQNTWGTVGASDDIIEASWEALKDSFAYKLMLDAEAKA
- a CDS encoding YbaB/EbfC family nucleoid-associated protein; this translates as MAGVGKLMKQMKKMQQQMDSLQEDLSARELEISSGGGAITLKINGQGDFLGIKLDPEFLKEDASFIEETLLEAIKEAAGKAKELNETEMGKITQGMGIPGLG
- the recR gene encoding recombination mediator RecR, giving the protein MSPAFDRVQDLLKKLPGLGYRSAERIALHLLVEKPERLEPLVSALNDAAATLHRCPVTGNITEGDVCPIYDNPARRKDFICVVESVPDLLAIERSGSFQGTFHVLHGKLSPLHGVGPGELNLGSLRQRLEQDDVTEMILALPNDVEGEATCHYIQDSILSGFDDIALSRIGFGLPSGGGITFADSATLRSALESRKTFE